A genomic region of Mugil cephalus isolate CIBA_MC_2020 chromosome 5, CIBA_Mcephalus_1.1, whole genome shotgun sequence contains the following coding sequences:
- the LOC125008400 gene encoding signal-regulatory protein beta-2-like has product MIVLWITLLCLHPVYTLLPVKTVHLGEPATFTCVIPNVEISNRGIHWYKQSVGDSLNIIVTLFKSGTEYAPNISKSRFDLRSDDSFSNLTILSTVEEDEGMYHCGVTEWIKTKWSGTYLLVEGNTERTVVQTVSYPVRPGDSVTLQCSVLSDSEDKTCPGDLSVFWFRAGSQTSHPNIIYTDGDMSNKCEKRSEAQKRCVYSFSKNVSSSDAGTYYCAVATCGEILFGNGTKLETGRILGLVLGVMYKILSFM; this is encoded by the exons ATGATCGTGTTATGGATTACACTGCTTTGTCTTCATCCAGTAT ATACGCTGCTTCCAGTGAAAACAGTTCATCTTGGTGAACCAGCCACATTTACATGTGTTATACCAAACGTAGAAATCAGCAATAGAGGAATCCACTGGTACAAGCAGAGTGTTGGAGATTCTCTCAATATAATTGTAACATTGTTTAAATCTGGAACAGAGTACGCAccaaacatttcaaaatcaAGATTTGACTTACGTAGTGATGACAGTTTTAGTAACCTGACCATTTTGAGCACAgttgaagaggatgaaggaatgTACCACTGTGGAGTCACAGAGTGGATAAAGACTAAATGGAGTGGGACATATTTGTTAGTAGAAG gaaacactgagaggactgttgttcagacagtatcatatccagtccgtccaggagactcagtgactctccagtgttcagtcctctctgactctgaggaCAAGACGTGTCCAGGAgatctcagtgtgttctggttcagagctggatcacAGACATCTCACCCAAACATCATCTACACGGATGGAGATATGAGTAATAAATGTGAGAAGAGATCTGAGGCTCAGAAGAGATGTGTCTACAGCTTCTCTAAGAacgtcagctcctctgatgctgggacttactactgtgctgtggccacatgtggagagatattatttggaaatggaactAAACTGGAGACTGGTAGGATTTTAGGTTTAGTACTGGGAGTGATGTACAAAATTCTAAGTTTCATGtaa